TGGTGATTTAACGGAAACTAGAAAATTTAGAATTATAAAAAATCCACCGCTTTCATTAATTGCTCCGAAAAATAATCATCAAATCAAAACTAAAACTGGAGAAAGTCTAGTAAACTTCTTATGGAGCAAACGCGAATTAGCCCTATCTTATCATTTTGAGATTTCGAATGATACTACGTTTAAGAATTTAATTGTATCGAGAAATGTTTTTAAGAATAGAATTTCTATTCCTCTTAGTCTTGGTCAATACTATTGGCGGGTTCGCTCTGTGGATTCTATTCCAGGTGCGAATTCCAAAACGGGAGTGAATTCGTTTACCATCGGAAAAGAAGATATTCCTGAACCGGTGGCAATTTCAGAGGAGGAAACAAAAGCAGAGGACGTGACGCAACCAACTGCGGATAATTCAAATAAACCGACAGGTGGAAATCCTTTAAAGAAAGACAGTCCTCCTAATAAAATTACAAACCCGACTCTGCTATTTCCAAGACCAAATTCAGTCGTTGATATGAATAAGCTAGATTCTATTCCATTTAAGTGGGTAGCTGTCGCCGGAGCCAAATCCTACACTATTAAATTTATTCAGATATCTAACGGAGAGGTCATCTTACAAACAGAAACAACTGCGCCTAATTATAATTTTGCTCAACTAGATAAACTAGATGTAGGAAATTTTTCACTAAAGTCTAGTTTTCCATCCATCTCTATTTCTTTTTTTATGCCAGACAGAAAGTATAAAGATCGAAGGTGGTTTTATAAGGTAGTAAATTAAATAAGGGAAGCGGGTAAGGGAAATTTGCCTTACATTTTCATAAGTTACGGGATGAGATTGTGGTCTGTTAGCAATTTTTTCTAATTTGCTTTCCACTTCAATAAGAAACTCTTCTCCTAAGCCAGATTTCCTATCTTCATACCACTGAGCTGATTCGGCTAATTCTTCTCTGGCTTGTGCATGAAATTCAATTTTTTGTTCGAATTCTTTGTCTGGCATAAGAAATCACCTCTTTGGCTTTGTAAGTTTTTTCTTTTCCAAGACTGGCAATTCTACGATCGAGTTCTAGTTTTCGTTCTTCTGTCAAATCCTCTATTTTTGTATTTGATCTTTTAGAATTTATGACTTCACTTATTTTTACTGAATCAAGAGTTTTCAAAAAAGCAAATAGAGCTTTTGCTTGCTTCTGATTTGTAACTTCTATTGCGAATGTTGTCATTGACTTTCTCCTGTTCAAATAATTCTTTTCTATAATTGTTGGGACTGAAATAAAACGCAAGAATTATTTATAGGAACACCATTCTAACTTTGTATCGAAGGCTTGGAGATTAAATCATTTTTACAAAATATTCAATTGGTTTCTTGTGGATTTTGGCAAACTGATACCAGATTGCAAAAACCATTCTTAGTTTTAAAAATTCTACTTTCATAAAAAGTTACATTCTGCACAATTAGAAAATTATGCGATACCGCTTAAAATTATCCCTTTGCCTATTCTTCCTTTTCTTTCTACTCAATTGTAAACCAAATCCTAATATTGTTTCGCTCAACGGTGAATGGGAATATACCGCAGGACACCATCCTGATCCAAAGACATGGGATAAGTTGGAATGGAAAAAAATACAAGTTCCATTCAACCATTTAACAGATGCATCTAATGATGGTTGGATTACACTCAAAAGAACCCTTCCCAGAGAAGCACAAGCATTCTTCGTTGGAGATATACCTATTGCCTTTCGTTCCGATATTCCATTTAACGACCAAGTGGAATTTTATATTAATGGAAAACTTTTTTTCAGAAACGGAAGTATTACAAAATCTGCTTTAGCAAACTCAGTTCTGGTCAATTTGCCAGATTCTGTTAAGAAATCTGAAACTCCCATTATCTTTTCTGCAATATTCTATAAGGATGCGGATAATCCATATTGGAGCTGGTCTCATTTAAGCAATAAAATTGGATTGAGTAAAGAAATATTTTTAGAATATTATACTAGTGAAATTATTTCTTTTTCTTTACTCTCGATTTATTTACTATCTGGTTTGTACCATTTGTTATTATTTTTTAAAAGGAGAATAGATCTTCATAATTTGTTATTCGGAATGTTTTGCTTAACGATTTCTTTCTACTGGTTTTGCCGAATTCCCAGTAGGGAAATTTTGTTTCAATCAAACGGATTTCTTGAATTTAAGACAGAGATTTCATTGGTTTTTATAATTCCATTTTTCATAATAACATTTCTATCTCAAATAATAGAAGGAAAAATCAATCTTCTTACTAAGATATGTTCTTATTGGTCACTGCTAACAATCCTTGGAGGGATAATAGCACCAAACTTAAGTTATCTTCATAAAATTCTCTTTATTTGGCAAATCTCCATGATTCCCTTTTTTATTAATGCTCTTGGCTATGTTTTCTACTTTGCTTTTAAAAAAAATAATACTGCGATTCGTATACTTGCAGGAATGGTATTCATGGTAGCAGGAGGTTTTTATGATATTTTTGCGGGATTAGGATTTTTTCCGCATGTTTCTGCAATGCAATATTGCTTCCCAATTTTCATCTTAAACATCGCAGTCATCCTAGCAAACAAATATGTGAAAGCGTTTAATGAATCAGACCGATTGAACGAGGAGCTTTCGCAAAAGAACGAATCCCTTGCGCGAGCGGATAAGATGAAGGATGAATTTCTCGCAAATACCTCGCATGAGCTGCGCACTCCTTTGAATGGAATTATTGGACTTGCGGAATCGAATTTCTTTGAGCCAACAAACACTCTACAAATTCAAAAGAACTCGGAAATGATAATATCAAGTGGTAGAAGACTTTCTTCTCTTGTGAATGATATTCTAGATTTCTCCAAATTGAAGAATGCAGAGATAGAGTTGAAGAACCAAGCTGTGGATACTCGTAAGATAGCTGAACTTGTTATCAGCCTATCTACTCCGCTTGCAAAAGCGAGAGGTCTTTCTCTTTCAATGGACATTCCAGAAGATTTACCACTTGCTAATGCAGATGAAGATAGATTGCAGCAAATTTTGATTAACCTCATTGGTAATGGAATTAAATTCACACATGAAGGAAGTGTAACCATAAGAGCTAATAGATTAGATAATGCCATTCAGATTTCCGTGCAGGATACTGGAATCGGTATTCCCAAAGAAAAACAATCCATTATCTTTGAAAGTTTCGAGCAAGCAGATGGCTCTATAGGTAGAGTCTACGGTGGAACTGGTCTAGGTTTGTCAATCGTGCGAAGTCTTGTGCGTCTGCATGGCTCGGAGGTGACTGTAGAAAGTGAGTTAGGGAAAGGTTCTACTTTTTCGTTTTATTTGCCTTTAGCCGCTACTGGTGAAGGTGTGGTTCGACAAGCTATAAAAGAACCAGTTACCAATATGTCATTCCCGAAATCTTCTGTCGGGAATCTCAACATCTTGAGACCCCCGACAGAAGATTTCGGGGGTGACAAACTCGTTGCTGTCGATGGAATACAATCTGCTAACTCGGCTAATATCCATTATGCCAATGAAACCGATGTATCCGACCCTCCTAAAAAAACCTTCCAGAACTTTACCGTCCTCGTTGTAGACGATGAGCCAATCAATGTAATGGTTTTAGAAAATCATCTAAAGGCTGTAGGCTTACAAGTAGAAACTGCTTCCGATGGATTTCAAGCACTTGAGAAAATGAAGACTATTCATCCACAATGTATCTTATTGGATTTGATGATGCCTAGAATGAGCGGTTTAGAGGTATTACGCGCTGTTCGTGAATCCTACCCTCCGACGATTCTACCGATTGTTATACTTTCAGCAAAGAACCAAGTCAATGATTTAGTTATCGCATTAGAAGCAGGGGCAAATGACTATTTAACAAAGCCATTCTCCAGAAATGAACTGCTTGCAAGACTTCAAGTGCATTTGGATTTACAAACATCTGTCCGAGAACAAATTAAGCAGTCGAATTCATTTGAACGATTTGTTCCATCTAAGTTTATAAATCTTTTAGATAAACAAAGTGTATCTGATGTGGAATTAGGCGATGCAAAGCTAAAAAATATGTCCGTGCTATTTACGGATATTCGTTCTTTTACTACTCTTTCTGAGCAGATGTCTGCCGAAGATAATTTTAAATTTTTAAATAGTTATTTAAAACGTATGGAACCTACAATTACCAACCAAGGAGGCTTCGTAGATAAATTTATTGGCGATGCAGTCATGGCATTATTTGAAGAGCATAGTAATGACTCCTCCGCCGATCGAGCATTATCCGCTGCAATGGAAATGAGACGTTCTCTAGCGGAGTTTAACATTCATAGAGCAAAATCAGGATATACCCCAATAGATATTGGAATCGGGATTAATTTTGGTAGCCTTGTTCTTGGAACAGTTGGAAGTTCTAATAGATTAAGCACAACCGTTATCGGAAATACCGTAAACCTTGCGGCTAGACTCGAAACATTAACTGCATTTTACAAGTCAGGAATTCTTATCAGTGACCATGTAGTAAAAGCCTTGAAAACATTGACTGAAACTGGAATGCGAGAAATTGGCTCTGTTCAAGTGAAGGGAAAAAAAGAAGCCGTTGGTATTTTCGAAGTATATGAAACTGACCGAGTTGATATTGCTGAATTAAAAGAAAAAACAAAGAGTCTTCTGATGCAAGGTATCATTCAATTCAAGATTGGCGAGTTTATAACAGCAATAGAATTATTTCAGGAAATGCTTTCTATTTATCCAGAAGACATTGTAGCAAAAACATATTTAAGTCGATGCAAGGAATTGGCAAATTCTCCGATTCCTGAAAATTGGCAAGGGATAATAGAGTTTAGCCATAAGTAACAAACTGTCTGAACTGTGATTTCCATGATTCATATAATTACGAGGATATGAAATAAAAAGTAACTCTTAGAACTAAATCATCCCAATCAAAATAATCACATAAATCATAGTTCAGACAATTTTTCCCCTCCCGTCAATGCAAACAATTCCTTCAACTCTTCATTAGAAAGTTCGGTAATCCATTTTTCGCCTTTGATGAGAGTTAAGTCGCTTAATGCACGTTTGCCTTGGATAATGGAGTTTATCTTTTCTTCAAAGGTGCCAAGGGTGATGAGGCGGTGGACTTGGACGTTTTTGGTTTGACCGATGCGATAGGCTCTATCGGTGGCTTGGTCTTCTACGGCTGGATTCCACCAGAGGTCATAGTGGATAACGTTTGTTGCTTCTACTAAGTTTAATCCTGTTCCTCCTGCCTTGAGGGAAATAAGGATTAGCTGCTTTGCAGGGTCTTTCTGGAAATTGGAAATGACTTTCTCTCGCTCTTTACGCAATAGTCCTCCGTGAAAGAAATCAGGCTGAATACCTAGATGCTTGTCTAAAATATCTAATAGAATTTCTGCCATCTCTGTGTATTGCGTGAATAGTATCGTCTTTTCGCCCGTCGGGAGGATATTCTGGAGTAGACTCACAAGTCTCTCTGATTTCCCAGAAAGATTTGGGTGATAGGCTTTCTTTTTTGTGAAATGAGAAGGATGATTGCAAATCTGCTTTAAGGCATTGATCATTTGAAATACTTTTCCGCGTCTAGAAATTCCTTGTAGTCGTTCTATAATATCCAAATTTTCTTTAAGTATCTTCTGGTAAATAACGATTTGCTCCTTAGAGAGATAACAGAATTCATCCTTTACGATTTTATCAGGGAGATCAGCGATGATCGACTTATCTGACTTTAGTCTACGAATCATGAAGGGAGAAGTAATCTTTTTAAATTCCTCTACCTTATGTTCGATTTGATACGATTCAATCGGCATCGCATACTCGGCGCGAAACCATTTGAGTGTTCCTAAAAAATCAGGATTTAAAAAATCAAAAATACTCCATAGCTCAGTGAGACGATTTTCGACAGGTGTGCCCGTCATCGCAATTCGATATTCACTCTTTAGTGATTTAATAGATTTTGTTTGATAGGTTGACGGATTCTTAATATTTTGCGCTTCATCAATTACGAGTAAAGTCCATTTTCGATTGGCAAAGAATTCTTCTCGAATGCGAACTAGATTGTAAGTAGTAATTACAATATCAATAGATTCAGTATAATGCCTATCGTCTCCGTGATAAATTTTCGCTTTGAGGCTAGGGGCAAATTTCTCTACTTCTCTCAGCCAATTTCCAAGTAGAGTCGTGGGACAGACAACTAAAACTTGATTAGTCAGTTTCCTTTCTTCTTTCAGCTTGAGAATAACAGCGATTACCTGTAGAGTCTTTCCGAGTCCCATATCGTCAGCAATACAGATTCCAAGCTTACTTTGAATTGTAGAATAAATCCATTCAAATCCTTTTAGCTGATATGGACGCATAATCGCATTTAACCCCTCTGGCAGTGAAGTATCTTCTGGCTTATAAAGCTTATTTATAAAGGCAGTTAGATTTTTGTCTAACTTTAATTCTTTGTCCTTGTATCTGCCTTTCATTGCGAAGTATAAGCATTGAGCGTTAGAGAGTCTTTCTTTTGAAGGATCTAGACTTGAAAAGACGCTAGTAATTTTTTCAGGAGTCATTAGAACAAATCGATCTCTATAGTATACTAATTTCCCCGCATTCTTAGAAAGCTCATCAAACTCTTTCGGGCTAATCACCATATTCCCCAATGAGATAACCGGATCGAATACAAATAAATCAGAAGCATCCATGTATTGAATTGTCTTAGGCGTGTTTCCGAAATAGCTTAAAGCAGGCTGTAAAATTTCTTTCAAATTATAAGGAAGACTAAACCCGATTCCCATTGACTCTAAAGTCTCTCTTTCTTGAATCAGAATTTTACTCATTCGATCCAAGTTTACGACTACTTCTTCTTTGCCTCTCTTATGTAAAAGTTGCACAAGTTCTGGAAGCTTCATCCCAATTTGAATTAGCTTTCGAAGTAAATCTATTTTTACATGACTCGTTGATTGTCCTAGAATGGATATAGACTCGGTTTCGTAAATTTCAGAAAAGGGAACGGGAATAGAGAGCGAGTCTTTCCTATTTTCAATGAATAACTTTAAACTAAACTTTAAATCATCTAGAATTTCTACAAGAATAATAGGAATAATCCCATTTTCACTCTCAAGATGACGATGGATGAAACTTACTAAGATTTGTTTTCTTATTTCTAAATAAACGCTTCTTTCTTTTTTGTTTTATAGGTCTTGGATTAAAAATAGGATCCCTATATCCGCGTAGTTCGAGTAGACCTAGAGGATTTTTATCTATATAATGCGATAGTTGAAATAGAACAGCGAAGTGGTGATTGCAAACTGACTCTGTCCTTGAACAAGAACAAGTAGAGGCTAATTCTTCTTTGTCGGGTAGAACAGGAATGCCTCTTTGTGTAAGTGTCTGGGTAATTCTAATTTGACTCTGCGATAAATCTGTATTTACACCTTCTTCTACTAAGCTCTCTACAACTCTTTGGATGATTAGAATTTCTTCTTCTGAGTATCGCTGGATTTCAAAATATATTTCATGCGGGGAACGGTTGTCTGCCTGCAATAGAGCAAAGATTTTATTTCCCGTAAAATCAATGCGAATGATAAACTCATCTCGATACTTGGGTCGATCAATCTGAACTATTTTGTCTCCATAATAAAGAGACTCGATGAGAGAGTTCCAGAGCTTACCCCAATATGTATTAGGAAAATTTTCTTCCATGGAAAAAATTCTTCCAAGGATAGAGTAGATGTCAAGGGGTTAGAAAAATTTTCTTTTTGGAATTACGCAGTAGCGCAGTTTTTTTTGAGAGGGAGGAGGGGACTCCGATGGAATTGCTCCATCGGAGAGTAAAATACTTATTTGCCGGAAGCTGCTTCTTTTGTTACATATGCTGCGATTTCGTTCTTTTGGATTTGTGTAGTTCCTTCAAAGATACAAAGAATCTTAGCATCGCGCATTAGTTTTTCAACTGGATATTCTTTGGTGTAACCATAACCACCGTAGATTTGAACTGCGTCTAACGCACATTTCATTGCACCTTCAGAAGTAAATGCTTTTGCGATAGCGGAGTATTTTGCAAGGTTAGGATCATTTGCATCAGACATACGAGCTGCACGATAGGTAATCTCACGACCAACTTCTACTGTGATAGACATGTCGGCTAACATGTGTTGCACTGCTTGGAATGTTCCGATTTTTTGACCGAATTGTTCTCTCTCTCTTGCATATTTTGCTGCGTAGTCCAAAGCTGCTTGACCAACACCAACACCCATTGCTGCAACGAATGGACGAGAAGCGTTTAATGTGAGTAATGCGTAAACAAATCCCATATTCTCACGTCCGATCAAGTTTTCTGCTGGAACTGCACAGTCTTCGAAAATGATTTGTCTTGTATCGGATGCACGGATACCTAGTTTGTCTTCTTTCTTTCCTACGATTAGACCTGGAGTGTTTCGAGGAACATAGAAGCAGCTAACACCGCGTGTTCCACGATTACGGTCAGTATAGGCAAATACAGTGTATGCGTCAGCGCTACCACCGCCGGTGATCCATTGTTTTGCTCCGTTGATAACATATTTATCGCCTTTCTTTTCTGCTTTTGTTACCATGCCAGGAACGTCAGATCCAGCACCAGGCTCAGAAAGACAAAAAGCAATTCCATGTTCTCCTGCAATCACAGGCTCTAGCCATTTTTTCTTTTGTGCATCAGTTCCACCTTTTAGGATTGGAAGTTGTCCAAGACCTGTGTAACCAAAACATAATGAAATACCAAGACAGCCGCGACTCATTTCTTCTGTAATAAGACACTGTTCAACAGAACCATAACCCATTCCACCAAATTCAACAGGAATTGTTAAGCCGTTGATTCCAAGCTCTCTTCTCATTCTATCAATGAGCTCTTTCGGATGTTCATTCTTTTCGTCGTAAAGATGCGCGACAGGTGTAATTTCCTTTCTTGTGAAATCTCTCACTAAGTCTCTGATTTGTATTTGATCTTCTGTAAAAGCTTGATACATAATTTTATTCCCTTGTTATTGGTAGTTTATTATAGTTTTTTTTTCCACCGACTTATCAGTCAGTGTCATATCCTATTATTTTGGGTTAGGATTTAAAATCAAATCTAATATTTCAAATCTTAGACCGATTGGTTCAAAAATGGAATGATTTATATCAGTGTTTACGCCGTAAACTTAGAATGGCAATTTGCAATTTGGGGATTTTTTGCCACGGAGGCACGGAGACACAGAGGGTTGTTGTAGGCGAAGTATATCTGCGTCACCTACGACAGTCATTAGGGAGAGCAGATTGCTGTTTGTCATCGGCGGTAATATTAGAAAATACCATTAAGTATTTGAATTGACATATTTGTATATTGAAATACTTAATGGTATTATGTATTCCGACATGCAAAGACGAGAACTCTTTCACTTCGTTTTCCTTGAACGATTCCTGAAAGCAACTGACCCGGGACTTTATTCAGTGAAAGGCGGGGTGAATCTACGATTCTTTCTAAAGAGTCCGAGGTATTCGGAAGATATGGACTTAGATGTGTTTGGTGGCGGTGTCGAAACGCTAAAGAAGAACGGTTATAAAATTTTAGAAGATGTTTCGTTTCATAAATATCTTGCAGCCTACGGGATCATCGGCGTGGAAATAGGAGATAAAGACAAAGCAAAGCACACTGACACAGTGCAGAGATTTAAAGTAAATCTGAAAACTATTTCGGGAGTAAAGCTTCCAACAAAAGTTGAATTTTCCAGAAGAAAAAAAGAAAAAGATTTTGTGAAAATGGAAAAAATAGATTCCGAAATCGCAAAGGTTTATAACAAGATTGGATTTCTTTGTCCACACTATCCAGCAGATGCTGCTGTGTTACAAAAGATCCAAGCTCTTGCAGGAAGATCCGAAACACAAGCGCGTGATTTATTTGATTTAGATATTTTACATTCAGAGAACCAATTAAATCAGAGGTTTATTCAAGGTAACCTTACATCTGACTTACTAAATTCTGCAATCGAAAAAGCAGAGACTATTACACACGAAGATTTCAAAGGACAAGTGTTTGAATATATTTTAGAAGAAAAAAGAGATTTGTATTCAGGGAAAAAAAATTGGGAACGTTTACGAGCTAATGTTTTAGGATTTCTAAATGAATTTATATAAATATAAAATACTACAATCGAGCCCTATTTTTACCACTAGGGACTTTTCTTTACAGACCGGAATTTCCAGCAGTTCGGCAGCTAGACTACTCACGCGCATTACTAACGAAAAAGAAGTAATCCGTGTGACTCGCGGCTTATGGACGTTTGCCAAAGAAAATGAAGTGCATCCCTTTTCTCTCACTCCTTATCTTTTAGGAAATGAGCATGGGTATATATCTCTATTAACCGCTCTTCATATACATGGAATTCTGTCTCAAATTCCAACGCGAACACAAGTTGTGACAACGGCTCATTCTAGAGTCGTAAAAACAAAACTTGGAGTATTTGAATTTTTCCAAATGAAACCGGAGATGATGCTCGATGGAGTAGTCTGGTCTGATACGAAACTTCCTTTTCGAATGGCTACACCTGAGAAAGCGCTCTTAGATGTTTTATATTTAAGCACGAGAAAAGGAAAACGTTTTTCTTCTCTACCCGAATTAGATTTAAAAGAATCTGGATTTAACAAAAATGTATTCTTTCGATTGTTAAACAATCAAAAATTTCCCATTCCGATCCATCGAGCTATTTTGGAAAGATTTGAAGCTATTTGTGAAATGGGGAATTCCTAATCGGATGGATAACGAGCGTATACCTCTTGATGGAAGACTTCTAAAACAAGTCGATCCGTTTAATTCATCGTTGACTGTGAAGAGGCTAATACTGTGTATATGCTTTGTATAAGCTGCGTATAAGATGACGTTTTACCAAATATAGGTTAGCTATGGGTTCAAAGATATACTCAATATAGGTTCCCTATGCCCCCTTAACCCATATTTGAAGTATTAGGGAACCC
This Leptospiraceae bacterium DNA region includes the following protein-coding sequences:
- a CDS encoding type II toxin-antitoxin system RelE/ParE family toxin, coding for MPDKEFEQKIEFHAQAREELAESAQWYEDRKSGLGEEFLIEVESKLEKIANRPQSHPVTYENVRQISLTRFPYLIYYLIKPPSIFILSVWHKKRNRDGWKTRL
- a CDS encoding DEAD/DEAH box helicase codes for the protein MKLPELVQLLHKRGKEEVVVNLDRMSKILIQERETLESMGIGFSLPYNLKEILQPALSYFGNTPKTIQYMDASDLFVFDPVISLGNMVISPKEFDELSKNAGKLVYYRDRFVLMTPEKITSVFSSLDPSKERLSNAQCLYFAMKGRYKDKELKLDKNLTAFINKLYKPEDTSLPEGLNAIMRPYQLKGFEWIYSTIQSKLGICIADDMGLGKTLQVIAVILKLKEERKLTNQVLVVCPTTLLGNWLREVEKFAPSLKAKIYHGDDRHYTESIDIVITTYNLVRIREEFFANRKWTLLVIDEAQNIKNPSTYQTKSIKSLKSEYRIAMTGTPVENRLTELWSIFDFLNPDFLGTLKWFRAEYAMPIESYQIEHKVEEFKKITSPFMIRRLKSDKSIIADLPDKIVKDEFCYLSKEQIVIYQKILKENLDIIERLQGISRRGKVFQMINALKQICNHPSHFTKKKAYHPNLSGKSERLVSLLQNILPTGEKTILFTQYTEMAEILLDILDKHLGIQPDFFHGGLLRKEREKVISNFQKDPAKQLILISLKAGGTGLNLVEATNVIHYDLWWNPAVEDQATDRAYRIGQTKNVQVHRLITLGTFEEKINSIIQGKRALSDLTLIKGEKWITELSNEELKELFALTGGEKLSEL
- a CDS encoding response regulator, which codes for MRYRLKLSLCLFFLFFLLNCKPNPNIVSLNGEWEYTAGHHPDPKTWDKLEWKKIQVPFNHLTDASNDGWITLKRTLPREAQAFFVGDIPIAFRSDIPFNDQVEFYINGKLFFRNGSITKSALANSVLVNLPDSVKKSETPIIFSAIFYKDADNPYWSWSHLSNKIGLSKEIFLEYYTSEIISFSLLSIYLLSGLYHLLLFFKRRIDLHNLLFGMFCLTISFYWFCRIPSREILFQSNGFLEFKTEISLVFIIPFFIITFLSQIIEGKINLLTKICSYWSLLTILGGIIAPNLSYLHKILFIWQISMIPFFINALGYVFYFAFKKNNTAIRILAGMVFMVAGGFYDIFAGLGFFPHVSAMQYCFPIFILNIAVILANKYVKAFNESDRLNEELSQKNESLARADKMKDEFLANTSHELRTPLNGIIGLAESNFFEPTNTLQIQKNSEMIISSGRRLSSLVNDILDFSKLKNAEIELKNQAVDTRKIAELVISLSTPLAKARGLSLSMDIPEDLPLANADEDRLQQILINLIGNGIKFTHEGSVTIRANRLDNAIQISVQDTGIGIPKEKQSIIFESFEQADGSIGRVYGGTGLGLSIVRSLVRLHGSEVTVESELGKGSTFSFYLPLAATGEGVVRQAIKEPVTNMSFPKSSVGNLNILRPPTEDFGGDKLVAVDGIQSANSANIHYANETDVSDPPKKTFQNFTVLVVDDEPINVMVLENHLKAVGLQVETASDGFQALEKMKTIHPQCILLDLMMPRMSGLEVLRAVRESYPPTILPIVILSAKNQVNDLVIALEAGANDYLTKPFSRNELLARLQVHLDLQTSVREQIKQSNSFERFVPSKFINLLDKQSVSDVELGDAKLKNMSVLFTDIRSFTTLSEQMSAEDNFKFLNSYLKRMEPTITNQGGFVDKFIGDAVMALFEEHSNDSSADRALSAAMEMRRSLAEFNIHRAKSGYTPIDIGIGINFGSLVLGTVGSSNRLSTTVIGNTVNLAARLETLTAFYKSGILISDHVVKALKTLTETGMREIGSVQVKGKKEAVGIFEVYETDRVDIAELKEKTKSLLMQGIIQFKIGEFITAIELFQEMLSIYPEDIVAKTYLSRCKELANSPIPENWQGIIEFSHK
- a CDS encoding acyl-CoA dehydrogenase family protein; translated protein: MYQAFTEDQIQIRDLVRDFTRKEITPVAHLYDEKNEHPKELIDRMRRELGINGLTIPVEFGGMGYGSVEQCLITEEMSRGCLGISLCFGYTGLGQLPILKGGTDAQKKKWLEPVIAGEHGIAFCLSEPGAGSDVPGMVTKAEKKGDKYVINGAKQWITGGGSADAYTVFAYTDRNRGTRGVSCFYVPRNTPGLIVGKKEDKLGIRASDTRQIIFEDCAVPAENLIGRENMGFVYALLTLNASRPFVAAMGVGVGQAALDYAAKYAREREQFGQKIGTFQAVQHMLADMSITVEVGREITYRAARMSDANDPNLAKYSAIAKAFTSEGAMKCALDAVQIYGGYGYTKEYPVEKLMRDAKILCIFEGTTQIQKNEIAAYVTKEAASGK
- a CDS encoding nucleotidyl transferase AbiEii/AbiGii toxin family protein; this translates as MYSDMQRRELFHFVFLERFLKATDPGLYSVKGGVNLRFFLKSPRYSEDMDLDVFGGGVETLKKNGYKILEDVSFHKYLAAYGIIGVEIGDKDKAKHTDTVQRFKVNLKTISGVKLPTKVEFSRRKKEKDFVKMEKIDSEIAKVYNKIGFLCPHYPADAAVLQKIQALAGRSETQARDLFDLDILHSENQLNQRFIQGNLTSDLLNSAIEKAETITHEDFKGQVFEYILEEKRDLYSGKKNWERLRANVLGFLNEFI